tcgttacttcactcttaactagtttctgttcattctgcaactcccgtttcgagctactactcttagcaactgaactagtatcaaataccgcggggttgctataaacactagtaagtacacatcaataacatgtatatcaaatatacctttgttcactttgccatccttcttatccgccaaatacttggggcagttccgcttccagtgactagtacctttgcagtagaagcacttagtctcaggtttaggtccagacttgggcttcttcacttgagcagcaacttgtttgtcgttctttttgaagttcccctttttccctttgcccttttcttgaaactagtggtcttgttaaccatcaacacttgatgcttttcttgatttctaccttcgtcgatttcagcatcacgaagagcttgggaatcgtttccgttatcccttgcatattatagttcatcacgaagttctagcaacttggtgatagtgactagagaactccgtcaatcactatcttatctgaaagattaactcccacttgattcaagtgattgtagtactcagacaatctgagcacatgctcactggttgagctattctcctccatcttataggcaaagtaatgtcagaggtctcatacctctcgacacgggcatgagtatgaaataccaatttcaactcttggaacatcttatatgctccgtggcgttcaaaacatttttgaagtcccggttctaagccgtaaagcatggtgcactaaactatcaagtagttatcatatcgagcttttgtcaaaacgttcataacgacTGCATCTGCTcatgcaatagttctgtcacctagcggtgcatcaaggacataattcttctatgcagcaatgagaataatcctcagatcacggatccaatccgcatcattgctactaacatctttcaacatagttttctctaggaacacatataaaacatagggaagcaacaacacgagctattgatctacaacattatttgcaaaatactatcagggctaagttcatgataaattaaagctcaattaatcatattacttaagaactcccacttagttagaaatccctctaatcatctaagtgatcacatgatccaaatcaactaaaccataaccgatcatcacgtgaaatggagtagttttcaatggtgaacatcactatgttgatcataactactatatgattcacgctcgacctttcggtctcagtgttccgaggccatatctgcatatgctaggctcgtcaagtttaacctgagtattctgcttgtgcaaaactggcttgcaccgttgtagatggacgtagagcttatcacacccgatcatcacgtggtatctgggcacgacgaactttggcaacggtgcatactcagggagaacacttttatcttgaaatttagtgagagatcatcttataatgctaccgtcaatcaaagcaaaataagatgcataaaagataaacatcacatgcaatcaatataagtgatatgatatgtccatcatcatcttatgcttgtaatctccatctccgaagcaccgtcatgatcaccatcgtcaccggtgcgacaccttgatctccatcgtagcatcgttgtcgtctcgccaactattgcttctacgactatcgctaccgcttagtgataaagtgtgacgcccccgatttgaccgtacactaatcatgcacgcaaatgtgtacgaccaagatcagggactcacgggaagatatcacaacacaactctaaaacataaataagtcatacaagcatcagaatacaagccaggggcctcgaggactcgaatacaagtgctcgatcacagacgagtcagcggaagcaacaatatctgagtacagacataagttaaacaagtttgccttaagaaggctagcacaaactgggatacagattcgaacgaggcgcaggcctcctgcctgggatcctcctaactactcctgatcgtcgtcagcgggctgcacgtagtagtaggcacctccagtgtcgtaggtgtcttcgtcgacggtggcgtctggctcctggactccagcatctggttgtgacaaccagatagaagggaaagggggaaaagagggagagaagcaaccgtgagtactcatccaaagtactcgcaagcaaggagctacactacatatacatgggtatatgtgtaaaggggcatatcagtggactgaactgcagaatgccagaataaaagggggatagctagtcctgtcgaagactacgcttctggacatctccatcttgcagcatgtggaagagagtagattgaagtcctccaagtagcatcgcatagcataatcctacccggcgatcccctcctcgtcgccctgttagagagcgatcaccgggttgtatctggcacttggaagggtgtattttattcagtatccagttctagttgtcataaggtcaaggtacaactccgggtcgtccttttaccgagggacacggctattcgaatagataaacttccctgcaggggtgcaccacataacccaacacgctcgatcccatttggctggacacacttttctgggtcatgcccggcctcgtaagatcaacgcgtcgcagccccacctaagcacaacagagcggtcagcacgccggtctaaccctatgcgcgcaggggtctgggcccatcgccctatgcacacctgcacgttgcgtacgcggccggaagcagacctagcctagtggcgttccagtccaatccggcgcgcgccactcagtcgctgacgtcaagaaggcttcggctgataccacgacgccgggatacccataactactcccgcgtagatggttagtgcgtatagaccaaatggccagactcagatcaaataccaagatctcgttaagcgtgttaagtatccgcgaacgccgaccagggccaggcccacctctcacctaggcggtctcaacctgccctgtcgctccgccacaaagatccacttgcgggtactcctacgagccgacccgactttagtcatcacatgtgtcatgtatgtagtatataagtatatacccgtgatcaccgcccaggtgatcatggcccgatagtatagcacagcagacggacaagaatgtagggccactgatggaaaactagcatcctatactaagcatgtaggattgcaggtaaaggtatcaacagtagtagcaaggataggctatgcatcaggataggatatcgaaaagcagtaacatgctacactactctaatgcaagcagtatagagaagaataggcgatatctggtgatcaaggggggggcttgcctggttgctctggcaagtaggaggggtcgtcgactccgtaggcgaactgggcagcagcagtgtcggtctcgtagtctaccggagagaagagggggaagaaacagtaaatacaatgcaaacataagtatgacgatgcgtgacatgacaatgaacggtgctaggtgtgtcctaacgcgacagtaggtggtaccggcgaagggggggaacatccgggaggtattcccgatgtttcgcgttttcggacagacggaccggagggggaaagttgctagttcgataggttagggaggtgtggtggacgaacggactgcgtattcggatttgtctcgtcgttctgagcaactttcatatagaaagcattttcatccgagttacggtttaaaagatatgaattttcaaagattatttgaatttctggaattatttaattaacagaaaagggatatgacgtcagcatgacgtatgagtgacgtcagcggtcaacagtccggttgactggtcaaaactgacacgggggacccacctgtcatagacagtgggttaaacagagttcaaactaatctaaatttagttagtaaaactactgggcccacctgtcagtgactgatcaggttaattaattagttttatttataaaacacattttttttgttaattatgcggcggggcccgcatgtcagtggctgggcctgcccagtcagcacgttgactgggttgacccagtcaacggggcctgcggggcccgctggcagtgacccaggggtggccccaggtgtgccagctcAGCAGGCCGGCGGTTGAACGCCGGCGAGCACGAAAACGCGGCGGAGGGTGCTCGGCCCCGTCGGGATTCGTCTACAGGGGGCCTACACGGGCGCGGGTGGGTGCGTTCGAACGGGGAGAGCCCGCCGCGTCGCGTGGTGAGACCGGCCGGAGCTGGAGCTGCCGGAaacggcgccggcgacgagcaaAAGCGGCGCCGGAGTTCGAGCTGGagcgggtgcggcgttagagcgcgTGAGCGGCCAAACTAACCAGCTAGGCGGGTGCTGCATGATGCGGTCAAGCTAACGGGCATACGCCCATGACcaattggtcaccggagacccgccggcgacgaactccgcggcgctgcgttcgggcgcgcgtggggaagcagctagggggcgcgcgagagcgaaaggacagggaaggagggggagaagctcaccgcgcggcacacggaggccggtgagaggcttaggagcagcaggtcggcgccggggaagaaaggGGTCGCCGGCgaccgaagttgaagacgagctcggtgtgctcgttgtaggggctccggtctccaacgggctgcaccagacgaagcagcgggcgacggcggtcctcggagacaccgtggggcggcgaggtgggcacggtggccgtgtgaacgacggagaacggcggcgaccgcgtcgggcgtggggaaggaaggagcggcgcggatctgggggggaagagagaggcgcaaaggccgagaggtgagcgggggcgagtgggagaggggcccgaggaggcggggggcgctggcgtccttatcctcccccgtcgccggcgagggggtgcggcggggaccggcccctgttccgaccccggtcgggggaacagggaaggggagggcaagtgggagaggtgggccggggtggagctgggcctttcggccgggggggggggtgctggccggctgggcctggggttgccccagttgggccaggtccagtgggggggcttttgtttttagttatttttttgttttctgttttgttttgcattttcttttatttattttctttcaccttttaatccattttaaaatacttaggcattttctaaaaaggagttttctccacaataattaccagtgtattatttggcacccaccgaacatttttgtttaaatttttgaaaacttttattttccactttaattttaattgaagtttgaattaggagtttgaaaagaaatgtgattccaatgtgatcaagccctgtttagcaacatgattagcttaatcacagagagttactgtagcatgattctcggggtgttacataaagtaaagcaattacagggtgattgcattgcatacaataaagcgacaaccatatggctcctgccagttgccgataactcggttacaaaacatgatcatctcatacaataaaatatagcatcatgccttgagcatatcacatcacaacatgccctgcaaaaacaagttagacgtcctctactttgttgttgcaagttttacgtggctgctacgggctaagcaagaaccgttcttacctacgcatcaaaaccacaacgatagttcgtcaagttagtgctgttttaaccttcacaaggaccgggcgtagccacactcggttcaactaaagttggagaaacagacacccgccagccacctatgtgcaaagcacgtcggtagaaccagtctcgcgtaagcgtacgcgtaatgtcggtccaggccgcttcatccaacaataccatcgaaccaaagtatgacatgctggtaagcagtatgacttgtatcgcccacaactcacttgtgttctactcgtgcatataacatctacgcataaacctagctcggatgccactgttggggaacgtagtattttcaaaaaaaatcctacgcacacgcaagatcatggtgatgcatagcaaagagagaggagagtgtgtccacgtaccctcgtagaccgaaagcggaagcgttagcacaacgcggttgatgtagtcgtacatcttcacgatccgaccgatcaagtatcgaacgcacggcacctccgagttcagcacacgttcaactcaatgacgtccctcgaactccgatccagccgagctttgagggagagttccgtcagcacgacggcgtggtgacgatgatgatgttctaccgacccagggcttcgcctaagcaccgctacgatattatcggggtggattatggtggaggggggcaccgcacacggctaagagatccaagggatcaattgttgtgtctatggggtgcccctctgcccccgtatataaaggagcaagggagaggccggccctagagggggcgcgccaagtgtggggagtcctactaggactcccaagtcctagtaggattccctttccttttcggagtaggagagaaggaaagagggggagagggagaaggaaaagggggctgcaccccttgtccaattcggaccagagggggggcgcgcgcctccttccttttggcctctctcctctattcccatatggcccaataaggcccaatacttctcccggtgaatcccgtaactctccggtactccgaaaatacccgaatcactcggaacctttccgatgtccgaatatagtcgtccaatatatcgatctttacgtctcgaccatttcgagactcctcgtcatgtccccgatctcatccgggactccgaactaccttcggtacatcaaatcacataactcataatataaatcgtcatcaaactttaagcgtgcggaccctacgggttcgagaactatgtagacatgaccgagacacgtctccggtcaataaccaatagcggaacctggatgctcatattggctcctacatactctacgaagatctttatcggtcaaaccgcataacaacatacgttgttccctttgtcatcagtatgttacttgcccgagattcgatcgtcggtatctcaatagctagttcaatctcgttaccggcaagtctctttactcgttccgtaatacatcatcccgcaactaactcattagttacaatgcttgcaaggcttatagtgatgtgcattaccgagtgggcccagagatacctctccgacaatcggaatgacaaatcctaatctcgaaatacgccaacccaacaagtaccttcggagacacctgtagatcacctttataatcacccagttacgttgtgacgtttggtagcacacaaagtgttcctccggtaaacgggagttgcataatctcatagtcataggaacatgtataagtcatgaagaaagcaatagcagaatactaaacgatcaagtgctaagctaacggaatgggtcaagtcaatcacatcattctcctaatgacgtgatcccgttaatcaaatgacaactcatgtctatggctaggaaacataaccatctttgatcaacaagctagtcaagtagaggcatactagtgacactctgtttgtctatgtattcacacaagtattatgtttccagttaatacaattctagcatgaataataaacatttatcatgaaataaggaaataaataataactttattattgcctctagggcatatttccttcattgcaaggcttatagtgatgtgcattaccgagagggcccagagatacctctccaacaatcggagtgacaaatcctaatctcgatctatgccaactcaacaagtaccatcggagacgcctgtagagcacctttataatcacccagttacgttgtgacgtttggtagcacacaaagtgttcctccggtattcgggagttgcataatcttatagtcataggaacatgtataagtcatgaagaaagcaatagcaacatactaaacgatcaagtgctaagctaacggaatgggtcaagtcaatcacatcattctctaatgatgtgatcccgttaatcaaatgacaattcatgtctatggctaggaaacttaaccatatttgattcaacgagctagtcaagtagaggcatactagtgacactctgtttgtctatgtatgcacacatgtactaagtttccggttaatacaattctagcatgaataataaacatttatcatgatataaggaaatataaataacaactttattattgcctctagggcatatttcctttagttgTGGCATATGGGATAacggggacttgatgctttaatgctatggttgggttttaccttaatgatctttagtagttgcggatgcttgctagagttccaatcataagtgcatatgatccaagaagagaaagtatgttagcttatgcctctccctcatatgaaactgcaatgacgactaccggtcttgttaacaattgcctaggataattccgcctTATCCAAAACCTCTAGATCAGATAACGATATGACCCTCCATGATATGCAGTTAAAGAAACAGTCCAAGGCAGAATGTCTACAGAGCTTATGGCCCACCTAACGTATAGCAGGTGGGACGCAAACCTAACTAAAAATGTTTAGATGAATGACTGGGGTATCCCATATCCCATACTCCCTGACATGGAGCACTAAAAATACTCTCATATATTTGGGTCCATTAAGATGTTGCTAAAAATCTGAAGGAAGAAAATAACACAATACTACAATAGATTTTCAGGTCCAAGCTCCATTAATTGTTCGAGAAACAAAAATGAAAAGTCCAAGATTAATACTATTGTCCATGCTACAAATTTATGGACCAAATTGGAATAGCTACTATTCCAAATTAGACTTCTCTTTTTTTTCTAGTTATGTGTTACAAATCTTTATTTGATCTTTCTGACATGACAGTATGTGTTAGTGTTATGTGTCAATTTCGCCAAGTACTTTTTTCATGAATTTTGGGTCAAGGTTCTTATACTAGGAGTACTCCACGTCTGAGAGTACACAATACATTCTCAATGTCGTGGCTAGCCAATTTTGAGGTACGAGAAGTAGGTGACAAGCAGACATGGGATGATTAATTATGGCGTTTAGGGTTGGCGCACAAGAAGAGAAACTCATGTCCCAGCAAATCCACAAAGGGTAATATATATGCCAGTATGCCAGTCATATGTCAAGGTAGGCAAACATGCAAGAAGGGATGGACCTGAGCACCTACATTTTTCCTTTTACCTTAAGGAAGCTAGCAACATATATGGGCATGAGTGATATAGGGACATCACCCAACTCCTATGATCTTTGACCGTGGAGTTTAACGAGCTGGCGAGTTTGCATGATGAACCTTGAAAGATGAATATCACCAATAGGTCGCTGATCTGGTAGATGTGTGATGTGATCACAAAGATGATCTCGTTGTGGTTACTGCCGTAGGAGAGCTTCAAGGTGTTGCCGTCCTTAAGAGCTTGTGTGGAGTCATGCTTAGCTCGGGAAACTTCCACACTGATCAAAGCAAAATACTACCCAATGGTCTTCTACTTGTGCTCTCAAAAAACTTCATGGCATTCCATACAGGAGTTTGTCAAGAAAAAAATTAGAGACGTACTATCAGGCTTGGGCCACTTGATAAAGATTTGAAATGGATTGCTTTGCCCTAGCGAGGTTCATCTCTGTATTTATTTACATATTATAGTTTTATCTTGAGTAAAGTTTAGCCGAATTTATAAAGAACAATATACACATTCCGACGCGGATTTGGTGAACATGGGTGCGCGCGCATCCTTTAtgaatagtaaattcaaaaaaatgcttaaaaaaaatctgaatttaTTTTTGTAATATACATATTCAACCGGTATACTCGCATATGAAGTTTCACGAAGAAATCACATCCGTGGTAATCTGGGCAAAATGACAAAATCAAAGCTATATTAAAAAATACTGTTTAATGAATAGTATGGTCGCGTTTGTATTTTCttcactaaaaataccatgggtgTCAATACATCATGAAACTTCGCACGTGAGTAGAATGATCGACTAAATTTCATACCGCGGAATTTTAGAATTTTTAATTTTTTCTAATACTTTTTATGAATTTATTATTCATATGGGTACGCGCGCATCCATGTTCTCCTTTGTATTTCGATACACATTCACACAAACAAATATTGAAGCCGAGTGCAGAACAAATCACACCCCACTATCCTCATCCTCAAAATCAAAAGAAAAGAAACGAAAAAAAAAATCGGACGAACGAGACACTCTCGCCACGGTCAGGCGCCACAGCGGGGCAGAATGATGCCGCCGGCGGCGCTCGTCCGGCGCCTGACCACGGCCGCGGCGCCGCTCTCCGACCTCACGGACGCGCTCCTCGCCACCCGCCTCGCCAACCACCTCCTCACCACGCCGCACATCCCGCCGGCCCTCCTGCCCGCCGCGCCGCTGCCGCTCcccgtccgcctccacgtcctccgcCACCCGGCCCTCCCGCCCACCTCCAAGCTCTccttcttcctcgccgccacGCCGCCCGCCTCCCCGCACCTCGCCGCCACCTTCCCCGTCCTGCTCCGCGCGCTCGCCACGCACTCCCCTCCGCTCCTCGACGCGCTCCTCCCCTTCGCGCTCTCCTCCCCGTCCCCCGACGCCCTCCTGCCCCGCCTGCTCTCCGCGCTCCTCTCCGCCTCCCGCCTCGACGCCGCGCTCGCACTCCTCCAAGACGCCCCTCCCgacctcctcccccgcctcgccgccgccgccatccctTCCCTCATCGCCTCCCCTGACCCCATCTCCGCCGTCCCCGCCATCCGCAGGCTGCTTCCCATCGCCTCCCACCCGCCTCACGTCCGAGCCACCAAccgcctcctcctcgccttgTCCAAGGAGAACCTCCACGATGACTTCTGCCATGTGTTCGACGAAATGTCAAGGAGGGGCCTTCCTTCCAACTTGAGGTTCTACAACATTTGCATCCACGCCTTCGGCAAGTGGAAGCGCCTGGATAAGTCCCTCAAGCTCTTCGCGGCCATGAAAGCTGCCTCTCCTCCGCTTGTGCCAGATATATGCACGTACAATTCGGTCATACGTGTGCTTGTGATCGGCGGGAGGGTGGCTGACGCTTTGGTGGTCTTTGATGAAATGAAGTTGGCTGGGATCCACCCAGACGTGTTCACTTACCGCGCAGTCGTGGATGGGTGCTGCAAGAGTTTCAGGATGGATGACGCACTGCGTCTGTTTCAGGAGATGCGCGGGGGCACCGGGCTGAAGGGGGATGTCGTCGTGTACAATTCGCTTCTGGATGGACTCTTCAAAGCAAAGAGGCTTGATGAGGCATGTGGTTTTTTCGAGACAATGGTGGCGGATGGGATCCAATGCTCAGCGAGCACACACAACACCGTGATCGATGGGCTGTTCAAGAACGGGAGGGCAGAAGCTGCATGTCGGCTGTTCTATGAGCTAAGGAAGAAAGGTCAGCTATtggatgggattgcatacagtaTTATGGTAAGGGAGTTCTGCAAGGAGGGCACAGGGGACCAAGTTGCAGAGGCAGTCAGTTTGGTCAAGGAGATGGAAGATCGGGGCTTTGTTATTGATTTGGTTACCGTTACATCATTACTTCTAGGTTTTAACAAGAGTAGACGGTGGGATTTGGAAGAGAAGATAGTGAAGATCATAAGAGATAGCTCTGTCTTGCCAGATGCCATCCGATGGAAGTCCAACATGATGG
This genomic window from Aegilops tauschii subsp. strangulata cultivar AL8/78 chromosome 4, Aet v6.0, whole genome shotgun sequence contains:
- the LOC109747587 gene encoding pentatricopeptide repeat-containing protein At4g01570: MMPPAALVRRLTTAAAPLSDLTDALLATRLANHLLTTPHIPPALLPAAPLPLPVRLHVLRHPALPPTSKLSFFLAATPPASPHLAATFPVLLRALATHSPPLLDALLPFALSSPSPDALLPRLLSALLSASRLDAALALLQDAPPDLLPRLAAAAIPSLIASPDPISAVPAIRRLLPIASHPPHVRATNRLLLALSKENLHDDFCHVFDEMSRRGLPSNLRFYNICIHAFGKWKRLDKSLKLFAAMKAASPPLVPDICTYNSVIRVLVIGGRVADALVVFDEMKLAGIHPDVFTYRAVVDGCCKSFRMDDALRLFQEMRGGTGLKGDVVVYNSLLDGLFKAKRLDEACGFFETMVADGIQCSASTHNTVIDGLFKNGRAEAACRLFYELRKKGQLLDGIAYSIMVREFCKEGTGDQVAEAVSLVKEMEDRGFVIDLVTVTSLLLGFNKSRRWDLEEKIVKIIRDSSVLPDAIRWKSNMMDALTGPQDRAKDGTSIFPFDGNMNDVMSLLNPAVCTDTNEGTTHNEPKDDWSLSPHLDHLAKHADHSNNSAIFTVHRGQRVEGMGGKTFDADMVNTYMSIFLAKGKLSVACKLFEIFTNLGRKGTSYTYNSLMTSFVKKGYLKQVWAVLHERGGQLCPNDIATYNLIIQGLGQMGKTEVASSIMEQLSKKGVYMDIVMYNTLINQLGKVGKVEEANCLLEQITTRGMRPDLVTFNTLININAKAGRLKEADKYLRRMIAEGIAPNHVTETIMIFLDKEIQKKKQQSK